The Nicotiana tabacum cultivar K326 chromosome 5, ASM71507v2, whole genome shotgun sequence sequence agggaaaatgaaaatttgaattaAGTGAGTTTTTGTCATGAACTTTGTACCACATTGGTGAAAGACAACTACACTTGTGTGTATAAATATAGGATCACTTCTTACaactcttaaaaggagttgaagagaataaaccctcgcgccgtcgtcgtcgctcgctcggctttcGGCTTTCGGCTTTGTCAaatgatcgataagattattttttggacaaaatttatttaattaattatttaataattaattaaatgccagATCACTGCTGAAGATTCAGAAGTATAGTCTGGCCGCGGTCCCGGCGTAACCGCGGTAGGACCGCGCCAGAACCCTTCTGCAGATTCAGAGGGCCACTCTGGCCGCGGTCCTGGCGTAACCGCGGTAGGACCGCGGCGGGCGGCAGAAACTTCTGAAAAGGCACCTTTTCCAGAACAAACATCACGCCTCTTCCAATAATTacctataaattctgaggcatGGCTTCGGTTTTAATATACCAAAAACATTACAGAACTTCCTTCTTTCTGAAAATACTGCATTCTAATttgcagtctctctctctcaaatttgtaagtgtgattttgctccgttctttgagttcgttggtatcctgcagtttgtattgccactgttgcaggaatGTTTATTCCGTTTCATCCtcggaggatttaatccattaccttggcaacgtgtgagggggttaaaattccttacgGACGCACAAGcaaattgtggactcggaatatttcttaTAGTTTATATATTCTATTTCTTCTTCCTCTTGTTTTTTCCTTAACAGTGTTGATTTTGGTTAATACCCGTTGCCTAACAGCTTaaggaattttaaaaaaaaatccggcAGCGTGGTTTTGCACTATTATTCCTGTGTTGGTTTTTGCACTGTTATTGCTGCATTTTCTGGACTGCAGCGTGTCTTTGTGTTTAATTGTGTTTGCTGCAGGTGTTTGTTTAAATTCTGCAGGTGTTTGTCTAATTTTGAAAcgatttaaaagagaaaaaaattgtGATTTGgaataaaggaaaaaggaacATTGTTTACTGCCGCTTCATATTTTGTTGTTCCttgaaatttattttgtttaaaaataaaggaaaaaggaaaaaaaatcgttTACTGTTGCTTCTATCCAATTTGGTTTCAATCGTTTCTTGCTTCTGATTGGTTAAAACTATTATCTATATTTTGTATACTGGTTTGGAGACTAAAACCTTCGTGCTTTCTACTCCAATAATTGTTCTGTCCGGTTTAAAGTATAACAAAACTTTACCGGAATAAGAAACGTACGGGTttgaagtatataaaaacttcaccattgttacgtgttgtgtgtttggtttggtattcagtttgaagatatcAACGCTTCACTGATTTAACAAAGTTCTGTTTTGTTTCCAACTCTACAGAAACATGTCGAATGAAACCAAACTAATGGAAATGGTGCGGGAACGGGTGCTACTATTACGAGTGTTGCTGCCTCGTCAAGTCGTTCAACTCCTGCTCATGCTATGGCACCAGCAGAAAAACCCGAAATGTTTTCCGGTATTGACTTCAAACGTTGGCAAATGAACATGCTCTTCTATCTGACTACGTTGAGTTTGCAGCGATTCATCAAGGAGGATCCTCCGGTCCTGGCTGAAGGCACTCCGGATGACGAACGATTTGTGGtaactgaagcatggaaacattctAATTTCTTGTGCAAAAACTACATTTTGAGTTGTTTGAAAGATAGCTTGTACAATAGCTATAGtgtcatggaaacttcaaaagcaTTATGGAATgcgcttgagaagaagtacaagactgaggatGCCAGACTTAAGAAGTTTGTGACTGcaaggtttttggatttcaaaatgattGACACTAGGTCGGTCATAACTCAAGTTCAAGAATTACAAGTCATTGTGCatgatctccttgctgaaggtatgacccgaatcaataattttattaataagatttatcgtgttattaattatgaatttattattgaaggtatggtcataaatgaggCATTTCAAGTCGCCGCTTTCATTGAGAAGTTACCTCCATTATGGAAGGACTTTAAGAACTATCTAAAACACAAGCGGAAGGAGATGACACTTGAAGACTTGATTGTTCgtttgaggatagaagaagacaatAAAAATGCTGAAAAGAAGTCATGTGGAAACTCGACAATAATAAGGGCTAACATTGTTGAGGAGGcgccacaaaataagaagagaaagaaggcttctggaccaaagaattacccaagCAAGAAAAAGTTCAAGGGTAATTGCCACATCTGTGGAAAATCTGGGCATAAGGTCGTGGATTGTCGTGCACCAAAgaatgataagaagaagaaaaatcaagcTAACATGGTTGAAAATGCTTAAGAAATGGAGGACTTGTGTGCAATGTTGTCTGAAAGCAACTTGGTAGGAAATCCTAAagaatggtggattgattctggagccacccgCCATGTTTGTGTTAACAAGGAGTTATTTTCTTCCTATGCCTCCGTAGGACCCGACGAGACAATTTTCATGGGAAATTCGTCTACAgccaaaattgaaggagttggcaAGATTGCGTTGAAGATGACGTCGGGAAAAATTGTGACTCTAAACCAAGTTCTCCATGTTCCAGAAATTCGCAAGAATCTTGTGTCTACCTCACTTCTTGtaaagaatggattcaaatgtatttttgtttctaatagtgTTGTACTAAGTAAGAATGATGTGTATGTAAGAAAAGGTTACCTGAATGAGGGCCTTTTTAAGCTAAATGTAACAGCAGTTCCTATCAATAAAGTTAatgcttcttcttacttacttgagtcaaatactTTATGGCATGCACACTTAGGTCACGTCAACTTCAAAACATtgcaaaaaatgataaatttagaagtattgccaaaatttgattgcattagttctaaatgtcaaatatgtgtggaatcaaagtatgttaagcatccttataagtccgttgaaaggaattcaagtcctttagacttaattcacacagatatttgcgatatgaagtcaacaccatctcgcggtgggaaaaagtattttattacttttattgacgatagcacgagatattgctatgtttatttacttaatagtaaagatgaggcAATTGATGCTTTCAAGAAATACAAGATTGAAGTTGAAAcacaactaaacaaaaagatcaaaatgataagaagtgataggggtgacgaatatgaatctccttttgaagaaatatgtttggaaaatggtattattcaccaaacaactgccccttactctccacaatctaatggaattgcgaAGAGAAAGAATCAAACgttgaaagagatgatgaatgcgttgttgataagctCTGGTttaccacagaacttgtggggggaagcaaTACTTACAACTAACCGAATAATCAACCGTGTACCTCATAGTAAAACATagtccattccttatgaaaaatggaaaggaaggaagaccagcttgaaatacttcaaagtgtgggggtgtttagctaaggtacaatttcctaaacctaaaagggttaagataggtccaaaaacggttgattgtgtatttattggatatgtaaccaatagcaaggcatttcgttttctggttcataaatcagaaaatcttgaGATTCACGTtaatacaataatagaatcagataatgctgaattctttgaaactatttatccgtataaaaaggaaagtgAATTGACCTaccaaaagtcaaaacgacctcgAGAGGAAATAATAAATGGTATGCCAAATGAGGAAAATCCGAGAAGAAGTAAACATCAACGGACATTTACTTCATTCGGTCCAGATTTTCTAACTTTCCTGCTAGAAAATGAGCCTCGTACCTTCAAGTAAGCAATGTCTTCCTCagaagcacaatattggaaagaagctgtcaatagtgaaatagaatccatattgagcaaccatacctgggaattggttgatcttcctccaggtaACAAAacattgggttctaaatggattttcaagaagaaaatgaaagacaatggtactattgacaaatacaaggcaagacttgttgtcaaaggatttagacagcgagaaggtcttgactattttgaaaCATACTCACCGGTAACAAGAATTACATCCATTCGGATGCTAATAGAATTAGCCGCCTTGTATggtcttcaaatccatcaaatggatgtaaaaacagccttcttaaatggtgatctacaggaagaaatttacatgaaccaacctgaagggtttgtggttccgaaaaaagaaaagaaggtgtgtcgacttgttaagtcccttttatggactaaaacaagcacctaagcaatggcatgcaaaatttgaccaaacaatgttgtcaaatggctttaagattaatgaatgtgataaGTGTGATTACATTAAGAACATTCCAAATCATATAGtaattgtttgcttatatgttgatgatatgctaataatgagcaaagacattgccgacattcaagctactaagcgtatgcttgctagtaaatttgatatgaaagacttaggagttgccgatgtaattctaggaattaaaatccagTGGAAtcctcaaggtctagctttgtctcaatcacattacgtgaaaatggtacttgaaaaattcaaacacttggaaTTTAGAAGTGCAAGAACTCCAATTGACTTAAACCGTCATCTTATAAAGAATAAAGGTGAAAACACGTCTCAATTGGagtatgctcgtgtattgggaagcttaatgtatatcatgaactGTACACATcctgatatagcttgtgcaataagtaaacttagtcgattcacaAGTAATCCCAACAAACATCACTgggtggcaatgaaacgagttctgGGATATTTGGAATATACCTAAGACTACGCtttacattataataaatatccTGTGGTTATCGAAGGATATAGTGATGCGAATTGGATAACCGACTCAAcagaaacaaagtccacaagtggatatgtttttactgttggtggaggagcagtatcttggaaGTCTTCCAAACAGACATGCATCACTCGCTCTACAATGGAATCAGAGTTTATAGCTTTGGATAAGGCCGacgaagaagctgaatggcttcgaATTTTTTAGAAGACATTCCGTTCTGGCCAAAACCTTTGGCTcctatatgcatacattgcgatagtgagGCTGCAATAGGACGGGAAGGGaacgttatgtataacggaaagtaACGTCATATACGACAAAGACATAacaccgttagacaactactttctagtggaattatcactattgattatgtaagatcaaaggataatgtggcggatccgcttacaaaaggcttaactagagagggagttgagaaatcatctaagggaatgggactatggccgaggacaagtcaacatggcggtaactctacctagaattttggatattccgagatctaggttcaaggagctcaaacaaagttgtgattgatcggttcaacattgtcaaagtAAAGTCTTTGGTCccttctcgtgatgaagacaatgttcagtaacaaGGATAGAACTTTACACATTCTTTAATGATTACCTAAGTTTGATGTGGTATTTATCAAATAGTGTCAATCTAGAGGATTAcatgtttaggaatcacctatgtaagtgtgaagtggaAGCCGCTTCAAtgagaattctgtaaggccaattctctacgcacttatgaaaccaggaggtgttcatggctgaaacgaacacaacaatgagaaccaaaagacggttaagggttgattgtgtgacatatggttgtctaggtatacactaaagtttgACGGTTTAAAGATATCAAAtttaccgattgaccgagtatatccgacatatgttcactatgaaaagttcaaagggaaacctacttatccagatgcaattaatccttacttgcaaatCACACAGCTTTCATCGATGATCATTCTTGTTACAGTcattcccattcatgtgggggattgttgggctTTAAAGACTTTATGCATTGGGCTTTAAAGTCTAAGAGTGTGAATTGGGAAATGGtgggaaataaaatggagggaaatgaaaatttgaatCAAGTGAGCTTTTGTCATGAACTTTGTACCACATTGGTGAAAGACAACTACACTTGTGTGTATAAATATAGGATCACTTCTTacagctcttaaaaggagttgaagagaatgaaccctcgcgccgtcgtcgtcgctcgctcagCTCGTCTTtggctttggatttggatttggatttgtcaaatgatcgatcgataagattattttttggacaaaatttatttaattatttaataattaattaaatgccagATCACTGCTGAAGATTCAGAAGTATAGTCTGGCCGCGGGCACCTTTTCCAGAACAAACATCTCACCTCTTCCAATAATTGCCTATAAATTCTAAGGCATGGCTTCGGTTTTAATATACCAAAAACATTACAGAACTTCCTTCTTTCTGAAAATACTACATtctaattcgcagtctctctctttcaaattcgtaagtgtgattttgctctgttctttgagttcgttggtatcctgcagtttgtattgccactgttgcaggaatGTTTATTCCATTTCATCCtcggaggatttaatccattaccttggcaacgtgtgagggggttaaaattccttaaggacgcacaagcAAATTGTGGATTCGGAATATTTCTTATAGTTTATATATtctatttcttctttctcttgTTTTTTCCTTAACAGTGTTGATTTTGGTTAATACCCATTGCCTAACATTTCAGCTTCTCTCAAGCATAAATCATGGAGGAGATCCTACACGTCTGGATTTTGCGATCCAAGCTTCGCTTGCTAACAGCAACTAGACTTTTATCAATAAGATCATGCAAAAGATTAGCAGCCATTACTTCCGATCCCTCAAATCTTTTTAGCTCTAAGATCTAGTCCTTCTGCAAGCTATAATCTAATCAACCTCTTCACAGAAATCTCACTAGCTTTTGGGAAAACTCCAAAATACAGAAAGCAAGCTTTCaaatgtgaaggaagatgattgTAGGTCAAAGCGATCACTCCTGAGCAACATTGATAATCATCAAGGCCGACCAAAGAGTTCACGCTTTGAGATACTTTCCTCCACTCGTCCAGTGTCCTCTTGCTAGAGAGAGTTCCTGCAACCACAGAAATCATCAGTGGTAGTCCTTTGCAACTTTCTATATATAATTGCCTTCGTAATATTCTCAAATTCAGTTGGACAATCTTTTTGGCCAAACGCCTTTTCCTCTAACTCCAGAAAACGCATTGGAAAAGGATCTTTCGGAAAACTAGCATATTGAGCGACCTTCATGTCTCGAGTAGTCAACAATACCCGACTGTCGTTACTATTATTTAACCAAAAATggaattttagtcaaagctaaaATTTAGAAGAACACGAGTTACTGATAATCGAAAAAATATGTAAAAGAGAGTAATTTGGGTAGCAAGAATataatcaagagaaaaacaagtaaaccaaagtaTATTCCAGTAGTGTTTCCtgtccttacaattgatcagatatctcccttttatagatatctAGGAGATATACCttttgcccaaatcataatgaggctattatgagtaattaaagacattgaatgctacgttacataatcattacattcaatacaaattctctaacgtattccacatttaatgcctattaaatgacgtatctgcactcttttctattgtcagattcattccttttgattctcggacataaatgacttagataggtaCGGGTGCTGAGTTATTTGAATAACTGCCTTGCCTCTTCCTCTACCGTTTGATTGTATCTATTGCtactcgtgcctcttggctagttgtaattctttgaccatttgaccagtctacgtgtctcgacacgtcacctttatatttaaatacaatttttctcaatacagatagtccctccactttccatttattcatcagttgaatatttgggaagtggatttcattaaaagagaatttttgtcaccatcaatgctatgacaaaattgaaGCTTTAATTGTCGCTTCCATTTAATGTTCCATACCCATGTCATTTTTCCGTTGGTTCTGCAGTTTGCAGCCCTTTTCAAGGCTTTTTTACGGCTCCATTATTCACGAAGTGccagttatcattattatggtccTTCCATCACAACATTTTTACCTTTGGCGGTTGcttattaatataaatataacttctttccttgtcttttaccacataaagcttattgaacaCTTAATTCCTCAAATCTCAGTTCACTTCTTCCTCACATTATTCTTCTTCGCCATGTCTTCACCAAACTCTAACCCTAGGAGAGCTTCCATTGTTGATACCTTCCCCAATGCTCCCATTAGGCATATAAGGGGAGGTAGGCTTCGTAGCTTAGGGTCTACTCGTGGTGGTGGTTCGTCTATACCTTCTCCTAGTTCTGGTCCTTCTtctagaaccagaggttccctATCTCACAAATCTTCTTCTAGGGTTAAAGAACCTTTTGAACCATTACGTGATCCTTTAGTAGAGGATATAGTCCCTACAGAACTATCTTTTTACCATGATAGGGAATCTCTTAGAAATCAGGTTTTCGCTTTAGATCGTGTTGATGCTTACCCCACTCAAATTACAAAAGTTTTGACTCCTGTAGTTTGCAAAGACTGCCATTGAAGTAATGATTTTaccattattatccctaatccaaatcagagaattacttcttacttgactgggttctcttttgtttataTATACCATTTCACTTTAGGGTTCAAACCAGCTATTGACACAGTCATTCTTGAATTTTGCCGTTTCTTTAATGTCTGTTTGGGTCAAATGGGCCCAATtatatggagggttgttgcctgtttgaggcatttAACCAATATGGCTGACGTTTGCTTTACTTTCCCTCACctgattcatctttactccccTAGGCTTTTCTGTAATGGCGTTTTTACCCTAGTGgccaggagtaagagggttttggtgagccctgaagatgacaaggaccATGGCTGGTATGCTCGGTTTGTGGCTACCCCCACTATTGGCTTAGTGGGTGAATATaacgttcccttccctgagaagtggaattttgaacacaagtcttTTATCCTTCTTGTGCCTTTCTTCTTCAAGTTTATCAACTTCTCTAATTTTGCCCctttttttagcaaccatgggagttgtggaGGATATTCCCAATTTTCAtggttgggtagataaattgctAAAGACCGCACCAATAGATGGTAGGTCTT is a genomic window containing:
- the LOC142180691 gene encoding uncharacterized protein LOC142180691 produces the protein MAPAEKPEMFSGIDFKRWQMNMLFYLTTLSLQRFIKEDPPVLAEGTPDDERFVVTEAWKHSNFLCKNYILSCLKDSLYNSYSVMETSKALWNALEKKYKTEDARLKKFVTARFLDFKMIDTRSVITQVQELQVIVHDLLAEGMVINEAFQVAAFIEKLPPLWKDFKNYLKHKRKEMTLEDLIVRLRIEEDNKNAEKKSCGNSTIIRANIVVDCRAPKNDKKKKNQANMVENA